A genomic window from Diospyros lotus cultivar Yz01 chromosome 2, ASM1463336v1, whole genome shotgun sequence includes:
- the LOC127794810 gene encoding uncharacterized protein LOC127794810: MTHSRGQARVYALSSQEKDQDPHVLACNVLISRRSAYNLFDSGSTHSFISLNFASKLSTYVEHASIPLEIVMPSRRIVSTNPIVKIANVEIGGQLLEATLYVLNMKEFDVILGMDWLSKYHATILCSERVIVCRSPEGLELHHYVVEMEHPLCVISAIKAKKLLWSEGCIGFLMSVVAEGGEELAVSDVKVVKDFPKVFLDDLIEMPLEREVEFTIELVTGFAPISKAPYRWHFVSHKLKTQHLDRHLHANPGRPGAKHGHRILH, encoded by the coding sequence ATGACTCATTCTAGAGGTCAAGCTAGAGTGTATGCACTCTCAAGTCAAGAGAAGGATCAGGATCCTCACGTGTTGGCATGTAATGTCCTCATCTCTAGAAGGTCtgcttataatttatttgattcagGTTCCACACATTCTTTCATATCTTTAAATTTTGCAAGTAAACTTAGCACATATGTGGAACATGCAAGCATTCCCTTAGAAATAGTTATGCCCTCAAGAAGAATAGTAAGCACGAATCCTATAGTAAAAATAGCTAATGTAGAGATTGGTGGGCAACTTCTAGAAGCAACCCTATATGTCTTAAATATGAAGGAGTTCGATGTGATTTTGGGTATGGACTGGCTTTCCAAATATCATGCGACCATATTGTGCTCTGAGAGGGTAATAGTTTGTAGGAGTCCTGAAGGACTAGAACTTCACCATTATGTGGTAGAAATGGAACACCCACTTTGTGTCATTTCAGCAATAAAGGCTAAGAAGCTACTATGGTCAGAAGGTTGTATTGGATTCTTAATGTCAGTAGTAGCGGAGGGAGGTGAAGAATTAGCAGTAAGTGATGTTAAGGTAGTCAAGGATTTTCCAAAAGTATTCCTTGATGATCTGATCGAAATGCCACTAGAACGGGAAGTTGAGTTCACTATTGAGCTAGTTACTGGTTTTGCACCAATTTCTAAAGCTCCTTATAGATGGCATTTCGTGTCACACAAGCTCAAAACACAACACTTAGACCGCCACCTTCACGCAAACCCAGGAAGACCGGGTGCAAAGCACGGTCATCGTATACTTCATTAG
- the LOC127795427 gene encoding protein TOO MANY MOUTHS-like, with product MDQVHHFPITILLLGCFASLPITTAFTVVMPDSGLVSPTVDDAAQPAVPGNSNAAWTDPGEQAAVYDVMKATGNSWATDIPDVCRGRWHGIECMPDKDNVYHVVSLSFGALSDDTAFPTCDPTRSFISPSVTKLPHIRTLFFYRCFTHNPQPIPPFLAQLRSTLQNLVLRENGHVGSIPDELGSLTRLKVLDLHKNNLNGSIPVSLSRLAGLRSLDLSVNKLTGPIPALAFPVLNVLDLNQNHLMGPIPPTLGNCQNLIKVDFSRNRLSGLVPQSISGLKDLILLDLSFNRLSGRLQISIESLNSLQALILKGNPVDSVIIGNDGFDSLKGLMILDLSEMNLEGPIPDSLGRLTSLRVLHLDGNRLNGSIPESFRDLVNLSELRLNNNLLTGRVPFGREMVWSMGRKLRLYNNTGLCFDANRGFDSSHDSGVGFCEGPKAGSARTVGHLTEYKDGERSSLDKSSAAICEVSVLIRRLLRLATTTLFLLCLW from the coding sequence ATGGACCAGGTTCACCACTTCCCCATTACAATTCTGCTACTGGGCTGCTTCGCCTCTCTTCCAATCACTACCGCCTTCACAGTCGTAATGCCTGATTCCGGCCTTGTATCGCCCACTGTCGATGACGCCGCTCAGCCGGCTGTGCCGGGAAACAGCAACGCCGCCTGGACGGATCCCGGGGAACAAGCGGCCGTCTACGATGTCATGAAAGCCACGGGAAACTCCTGGGCCACCGACATCCCCGACGTCTGCCGCGGCCGCTGGCACGGCATTGAATGCATGCCCGACAAGGACAACGTCTACCATGTTGTCTCCCTCTCGTTCGGCGCTCTCTCCGACGACACCGCCTTCCCTACCTGCGACCCGACCCGGTCCTTCATCTCCCCCTCCGTCACCAAGCTCCCCCACATTCGGACCCTGTTTTTTTACCGTTGCTTCACCCACAATCCCCAGCCAATCCCGCCCTTCCTGGCCCAACTCCGATCCACTCTGCAAAACCTGGTTCTTAGGGAGAACGGGCACGTTGGCTCCATACCCGACGAGCTGGGTAGCCTGACCCGGTTAAAGGTCCTGGATCTTCATAAAAACAATCTCAACGGTTCAATTCCGGTTTCGTTGTCCCGGCTCGCCGGTCTGAGATCGTTAGATTTGAGCGTCAACAAACTAACGGGTCCTATTCCCGCACTGGCTTTTCCGGTCTTGAACGTTCTGGACCTCAATCAAAACCATCTCATGGGTCCGATACCCCCGACTCTCGGAAATTGCCAGAATCTCATAAAGGTGGACTTCAGCCGGAACCGGCTCTCGGGTCTGGTTCCCCAGTCCATTTCCGGCCTGAAAGACCTTATTCTTCTGGATTTAAGCTTCAATCGACTCTCGGGTCGGTTGCAGATATCTATCGAAAGCTTGAATTCTCTCCAAGCTTTGATTCTCAAAGGCAATCCTGTAGACTCAGTGATAATTGGAAACGACGGGTTTGATTCATTGAAAGGGCTGATGATTTTGGACCTCTCGGAGATGAATTTGGAAGGGCCGATCCCGGACTCACTCGGTCGCTTGACCAGTCTCCGCGTTCTTCATCTCGACGGAAACCGCCTCAACGGTTCGATTCCGGAGAGTTTCCGGGACCTGGTGAATCTGAGCGAGCTTCGACTGAATAACAATCTGCTAACGGGGCGAGTTCCGTTTGGGAGGGAGATGGTTTGGAGTATGGGAAGGAAACTGAGGCTTTACAACAACACGGGTCTGTGTTTTGATGCGAACCGTGGTTTCGATTCGTCCCATGATTCCGGCGTCGGCTTCTGTGAAGGGCCGAAAGCGGGGTCGGCGAGAACAGTAGGCCATCTCACCGAGTATAAAGACGGTGAAAGATCATCATTGGACAAATCATCAGCCGCAATATGTGAAGTTTCAGTGCTAATTCGTAGGTTGCTTCGGCTGGCAACAACAACGTTGTTTTTGCTTTGTTTATGGTAG